Proteins encoded within one genomic window of Terriglobus sp. TAA 43:
- a CDS encoding energy transducer TonB: MTAGVLMLLLFQSATPRPSPITPPKLLKIQKPDCGKGAACYGIHGDITVVADVLEDGTVGKTEATGSDPVLVEAAVAAAKTAVFEPGKFLNKPKSMNFDLKFHF, translated from the coding sequence ATGACTGCCGGTGTGTTGATGCTTCTGTTATTTCAATCTGCGACACCACGGCCTTCGCCCATCACTCCACCGAAGCTGCTTAAGATCCAGAAGCCCGATTGTGGCAAGGGAGCGGCCTGCTACGGGATACATGGCGACATCACCGTTGTTGCTGATGTCCTTGAAGATGGCACGGTGGGTAAGACGGAAGCAACGGGCAGCGACCCTGTTCTTGTCGAAGCCGCGGTAGCCGCAGCGAAGACCGCGGTATTTGAGCCAGGCAAGTTCCTCAACAAACCAAAGAGCATGAACTTCGATCTGAAGTTCCACTTCTGA
- a CDS encoding outer membrane protein assembly factor BamD — MVSLFGKSALPRSFFIRRGVAVALLMGGIAASACAQQSLPPGTTTATPDDQTPTAVLSNNSGKKTRKSTQDKKDEKVVQSKDTVKSEKARKQQMKVNPLGDVKSSQPDKLLYDKAMVAINKGRFEVARLDLQTLLSTYPDSEYQMRSKLAFADSWYREGGSAALAQAETEYHDFIIFFPNAPEAAEAQMRIGDIYFKQMDRPDRDYTKGIHAQEEYRNMLAQYPDSSLVPEAKQHLREVQEVLAQREHSIGEFYASHENWVASIARLQTVVDTYPLYSHIDQVLISLGDAYEAQSRFIRTLQLPEDAKARLLRTYDDQAAAAYSRVATQYAASAHVEDARDRLDAMNRPIPEPTPEQLAASQALEDSRQTYTLANRAKGLIFRGPDTVQTARIGDPALADPKATLAPEVAHRSEEAYKAALDPKATVPAVGANAPGDNAAPAADASATGTTAAGAGSAPASLQDIPAENAAPTTAGSSFTDTPTGVATPTSTGSRSTGVTILSPGATDSTGNSSTPPAAGSVPAGTISGVGPRNNTDLPAVEKAAEAPDAVNDVAGQKTPAGQAPVLDKNGKPKKVKPGIDRDEESSSTNKKKKGLKKLNPF; from the coding sequence ATGGTTTCACTCTTCGGGAAGTCGGCATTGCCGCGTTCCTTCTTCATTCGCCGCGGCGTTGCGGTCGCTCTCTTAATGGGCGGTATCGCAGCTTCGGCATGCGCGCAGCAGTCGCTTCCTCCGGGAACCACCACTGCCACACCCGACGACCAGACGCCCACCGCTGTCCTCAGCAACAACTCCGGTAAGAAGACGCGTAAGTCCACACAGGATAAGAAGGACGAGAAGGTCGTCCAGTCCAAGGACACCGTCAAGAGCGAGAAGGCCCGCAAGCAGCAGATGAAGGTGAATCCGCTGGGCGACGTCAAGAGCTCACAGCCGGACAAGCTGCTGTATGACAAGGCGATGGTCGCTATCAATAAGGGCCGCTTTGAAGTCGCACGTCTCGATCTGCAGACACTGCTTTCCACCTACCCTGACTCGGAATACCAGATGCGCTCGAAGTTGGCGTTCGCCGACAGCTGGTATCGCGAAGGCGGCAGCGCCGCGTTAGCACAGGCGGAAACGGAATATCACGACTTCATCATCTTCTTCCCGAATGCTCCGGAAGCCGCGGAAGCTCAGATGCGCATCGGTGACATCTACTTCAAGCAGATGGACCGCCCCGACCGCGATTACACCAAGGGCATCCACGCGCAGGAAGAGTATCGCAACATGCTTGCCCAGTATCCGGATTCCTCTCTGGTTCCGGAGGCAAAGCAGCATCTTCGCGAAGTGCAGGAAGTGCTCGCTCAGCGCGAACACTCCATCGGCGAGTTCTACGCTAGCCACGAGAACTGGGTCGCCAGCATTGCGCGTCTGCAGACCGTGGTCGATACGTATCCGCTCTACAGCCACATTGACCAGGTACTCATCAGCCTCGGCGATGCCTATGAGGCACAGTCGCGCTTCATCCGCACACTGCAGCTGCCGGAAGACGCAAAGGCTCGCCTCCTGAGGACCTACGACGATCAGGCTGCCGCTGCATATTCCCGCGTGGCCACACAGTATGCAGCATCGGCCCACGTCGAAGATGCGCGCGACCGCCTCGACGCCATGAACCGGCCCATTCCTGAGCCAACGCCAGAGCAGCTTGCTGCCAGCCAGGCCCTGGAAGACAGCCGTCAGACGTACACCCTGGCCAACCGTGCCAAGGGCCTGATCTTCCGCGGACCAGACACCGTGCAGACCGCCCGCATCGGCGATCCGGCTCTGGCTGATCCCAAGGCAACGCTTGCACCGGAAGTGGCACATCGCAGCGAAGAGGCCTACAAGGCCGCGCTTGATCCCAAGGCAACCGTGCCCGCTGTTGGCGCAAATGCTCCTGGGGACAATGCAGCGCCTGCTGCGGATGCTTCCGCTACTGGAACCACTGCGGCTGGAGCAGGAAGCGCTCCGGCATCGTTGCAGGACATTCCCGCTGAGAACGCAGCGCCCACCACTGCAGGAAGCAGCTTTACCGATACCCCAACGGGCGTCGCCACACCGACCTCTACCGGTAGCCGCAGCACGGGCGTGACGATTCTCTCGCCCGGAGCCACGGACAGCACCGGCAATTCGTCCACACCTCCGGCAGCAGGCAGCGTCCCTGCAGGCACCATCTCCGGTGTAGGTCCGCGCAACAACACGGACCTTCCCGCAGTGGAGAAGGCTGCCGAGGCTCCCGATGCGGTGAATGATGTCGCAGGACAGAAGACACCCGCTGGTCAGGCTCCTGTGCTGGACAAGAACGGCAAGCCCAAGAAGGTGAAGCCGGGGATCGACAGGGACGAAGAGTCCTCCAGCACGAACAAGAAAAAGAAGGGCCTCAAGAAGCTCAATCCCTTCTAA
- the rodA gene encoding rod shape-determining protein RodA: MTRFSAYRDFDWTLFGFVMLMSLISVLEIYSATMHTKFHGFHTKQMVFLAIAVPLMFIVSLIDYHRLLEIAHWAYGISIASLLAVLVVGKKVLGARRWIALPGGIHFQPSEWVKLVLIVAAARYFWGLSGKDDLDWKDIGKAFALIGIPMLLVLKQPDLGTTMTYSPILVAGLFFGGISWKKATVLIVTFVVMVAGIWTSGKVLKPYQKARLTSFQHPENDPKGSGYQVRQSLIAVGSGGIWGKGATKGTQTQGDFLPIPYTDFIFAALCEEHGFVGAALVLILYFLILIRLVQNAQTAKDPPGTLLVMGVAAVMIFQIAINIGMVLGMMPVTGIPLPLLSYGGSSIIFTFLALGIVMNVRMTRFVN, from the coding sequence ATGACCCGTTTTTCCGCTTATCGTGACTTTGACTGGACGCTCTTCGGCTTCGTGATGCTGATGAGCCTCATCAGCGTTCTGGAAATCTACTCCGCCACAATGCACACCAAATTCCACGGCTTCCACACGAAGCAGATGGTCTTTTTGGCCATCGCCGTGCCATTGATGTTCATCGTCTCGTTGATCGACTACCACCGCTTGCTCGAGATTGCACACTGGGCCTACGGTATCAGCATCGCGTCGCTGCTCGCCGTGCTTGTCGTGGGCAAAAAAGTGCTGGGAGCACGACGGTGGATTGCCCTTCCCGGCGGCATTCACTTCCAGCCATCGGAGTGGGTGAAGCTCGTGCTCATTGTGGCGGCAGCGCGTTATTTCTGGGGTCTGTCGGGCAAGGATGATCTGGACTGGAAAGACATCGGCAAAGCCTTTGCGCTCATCGGCATTCCCATGCTGCTGGTGCTCAAGCAGCCCGATCTCGGCACAACAATGACATACTCGCCCATCCTTGTGGCGGGTCTGTTCTTCGGCGGCATCTCGTGGAAAAAGGCCACCGTTCTCATCGTTACCTTCGTCGTGATGGTGGCCGGGATATGGACAAGCGGCAAGGTTCTCAAGCCGTATCAGAAGGCGCGTCTCACCAGCTTCCAGCACCCCGAAAACGATCCCAAGGGAAGCGGCTACCAGGTACGGCAATCACTCATCGCCGTGGGTTCCGGCGGCATCTGGGGCAAAGGTGCAACCAAGGGAACGCAGACCCAGGGCGACTTCCTTCCCATCCCCTACACCGACTTCATCTTCGCGGCGCTCTGCGAAGAACACGGATTTGTCGGCGCTGCGCTGGTGTTGATTCTCTACTTCCTCATCCTCATCCGCCTCGTGCAAAACGCGCAGACGGCGAAGGACCCGCCAGGAACTCTACTAGTTATGGGCGTCGCAGCGGTCATGATCTTTCAGATCGCCATCAACATCGGCATGGTCCTGGGAATGATGCCGGTCACTGGTATCCCTCTGCCGCTGCTCAGCTACGGCGGGTCCAGCATCATCTTCACGTTCCTTGCACTGGGCATCGTGATGAATGTGCGCATGACCCGCTTTGTTAACTAG
- a CDS encoding HAD family phosphatase produces the protein MSGESLALPSGNFKAYLFDLDGTIADSMPAHFIAWTDTIRAHGGTFPENLFYEWAGVPPVGVVKLLNERFGYTMDPEAIVADKEAQYLLGVANIKPIASVLAHITAQYGKIPLAVVSGSPRENIVKTLTALGILDRFDVLVGAEDYSKGKPDPEPFLKAAELLKIAPEDCLVFEDADAGIAAAKAAGMQWVRVPVVLSGAGSPAL, from the coding sequence TTGTCCGGTGAATCACTGGCCCTTCCCTCGGGCAATTTCAAGGCGTACCTGTTCGATTTGGATGGAACGATTGCGGACTCCATGCCCGCACACTTCATAGCGTGGACGGATACGATTCGCGCCCATGGCGGCACGTTTCCGGAAAATCTGTTCTACGAGTGGGCAGGCGTTCCGCCCGTGGGCGTGGTGAAGTTGCTGAACGAACGCTTTGGTTACACCATGGACCCCGAAGCCATCGTTGCCGACAAGGAAGCGCAATATCTGCTGGGCGTGGCGAACATCAAGCCGATCGCCTCAGTCCTGGCACACATCACCGCGCAATACGGAAAGATTCCGCTGGCCGTGGTGTCAGGATCGCCGCGCGAAAACATCGTGAAGACGCTCACCGCACTTGGGATTCTGGATCGCTTCGATGTGCTGGTGGGTGCGGAAGATTACAGCAAAGGCAAGCCCGATCCTGAACCGTTCCTGAAGGCCGCGGAACTTCTGAAGATTGCCCCGGAAGACTGCCTGGTATTTGAAGATGCCGATGCCGGCATCGCCGCAGCGAAGGCCGCGGGAATGCAGTGGGTGCGGGTGCCGGTGGTGTTGTCGGGAGCGGGTTCACCGGCCCTCTAA
- a CDS encoding TIGR03435 family protein, producing the protein MRFGVSARVAFIAVMFATAPCTVVSARAALAQTAVAKTDIADTWQGTLNVGRDLRTVIKISKMADGKLKAQFFSIDQNPRPIDVTDAIFHDGELTLKVDMIGGVYTGKMSPDGNTITGDWKQGDKPLPLILTRATKETAWAIPEPPKPMPPMAADADPNWDVATVKPAPPDERGKGFGGPPRHFRTGNTTLNDLVMFAYQVNTKQIINGPAWMESDKFDITTGEPDVPGAPSDDQVRSMMRKLLADRFGLKFHKGQQQMSAYVISVAKGGPKLTASKSDPHDPTAFFFPKLGSLIFRNISMDGFASWMQNGVFDRPVVNHTDIPGRFDGTLKWTPDETQFQIFGVKIVPDESADAPPPITPAMDQQLGLKLSAEKTAVDVMILDHVEKPGDN; encoded by the coding sequence ATGCGCTTTGGTGTAAGTGCCCGCGTCGCTTTTATCGCAGTTATGTTCGCTACCGCTCCTTGTACGGTTGTGTCTGCTCGAGCAGCATTGGCACAAACTGCCGTTGCGAAAACGGACATTGCGGACACCTGGCAGGGAACTCTCAATGTGGGAAGAGACCTGCGCACCGTCATCAAAATCAGCAAGATGGCAGACGGCAAGCTCAAGGCGCAGTTCTTCAGCATTGACCAGAACCCACGCCCCATCGATGTTACGGACGCTATCTTTCACGATGGCGAACTAACGCTCAAGGTGGACATGATCGGCGGTGTCTACACCGGAAAGATGTCGCCGGATGGCAACACCATCACAGGTGATTGGAAGCAGGGCGACAAGCCTCTGCCGCTCATCCTGACTCGCGCCACCAAGGAAACAGCATGGGCCATTCCGGAGCCGCCCAAGCCTATGCCACCTATGGCTGCAGATGCCGATCCGAACTGGGATGTCGCCACGGTGAAACCCGCTCCGCCGGATGAAAGAGGCAAAGGCTTCGGTGGTCCACCACGCCACTTCCGCACGGGCAACACCACCCTGAATGACCTCGTGATGTTTGCGTACCAGGTCAACACCAAGCAAATCATCAATGGTCCCGCCTGGATGGAGTCCGATAAGTTCGATATCACCACCGGCGAACCAGATGTTCCCGGCGCGCCGAGTGACGATCAGGTGCGCTCCATGATGCGCAAGCTGTTGGCAGATCGCTTTGGCTTGAAGTTCCACAAAGGCCAGCAACAAATGTCGGCGTATGTCATCAGTGTGGCCAAAGGCGGCCCGAAACTCACAGCCAGCAAGTCCGATCCACATGATCCCACAGCGTTCTTTTTCCCCAAGCTGGGTAGTCTGATCTTCCGCAATATCAGCATGGACGGCTTTGCTTCATGGATGCAGAACGGTGTCTTTGATCGCCCCGTGGTGAACCATACGGACATCCCGGGTCGTTTTGACGGCACACTCAAGTGGACACCGGATGAGACGCAATTCCAGATCTTCGGCGTCAAGATCGTTCCGGATGAATCGGCGGACGCGCCTCCGCCCATCACACCTGCCATGGACCAGCAGTTGGGCTTAAAGCTTAGTGCGGAAAAGACGGCGGTCGATGTAATGATCCTCGATCACGTGGAAAAGCCCGGCGACAACTAA
- the rpe gene encoding ribulose-phosphate 3-epimerase: protein MIDLAFSILAADFANLGEDIATAERAGGTVCHVDVMDGHFVPNITFGPPVVAAVRRCTNLPLDVHLMIEDPDRYIPDFAKAGADWIIVHQEVCRHLHRTLSQIREHGMQPAVVINPATPVETLIEVLPMVHHVLVMTVNPGFGGQSFIPRCVEKVRHLASLREEMNLNFRIEVDGGIAVDTVGEVVRAGADLLVAGSAIFAGPGNQEQTARNAEEFLRVARSAGEILV from the coding sequence ATGATCGACCTTGCGTTTTCCATTCTTGCGGCTGACTTCGCCAACCTTGGTGAGGACATTGCCACGGCCGAACGTGCCGGTGGCACCGTTTGCCATGTAGATGTGATGGATGGCCACTTTGTGCCCAACATCACCTTCGGACCACCCGTTGTGGCCGCTGTACGCCGTTGCACCAACCTGCCGTTGGACGTCCACCTCATGATCGAAGACCCGGATCGCTACATCCCGGATTTTGCCAAGGCGGGTGCGGATTGGATCATCGTCCATCAGGAAGTTTGCCGCCATCTGCATCGCACGCTCTCGCAGATCCGCGAACACGGCATGCAGCCCGCAGTCGTCATCAACCCAGCCACGCCGGTAGAGACGCTCATTGAAGTGCTGCCCATGGTGCATCACGTGCTGGTCATGACGGTGAATCCCGGCTTTGGCGGCCAGAGCTTCATCCCGCGCTGCGTGGAGAAGGTGCGGCATCTTGCGTCGTTGCGTGAGGAGATGAACCTCAACTTCCGCATTGAAGTCGATGGCGGTATCGCCGTCGATACCGTGGGAGAGGTCGTTCGAGCCGGTGCTGACCTGCTGGTGGCGGGTTCCGCAATCTTCGCAGGCCCCGGAAATCAGGAGCAAACGGCAAGGAACGCCGAGGAATTCCTCCGCGTGGCGCGTTCAGCGGGTGAAATCCTGGTGTAG
- a CDS encoding esterase, with amino-acid sequence MRPISLFAAACFAVLPLAHAQTASSPASAQGMVAPPQIVSPDVATDGTVTFRVEAPNAKKVTVTVEGMAKAVDMQQNQNNGVWEASVGPLRPDYYGYTFAIDGKRTLDPRNAAIRPNLISPTTVVHIPGATPLPWEMQDIPHGEVTHLFYRSKLVTPDADDDGYRNIWVYTPPGYDPKRKEKYPVLYLNHGYSDDSNGWTQAGQANLIMDTLLHDGKIKPMVVVMPLGYGTMSIVHAGWNRVGSMIFKNQQLFEDQLLHEVIPMAEARYNIAKDRNHRAIAGLSMGGGHSIYTGLNHPETFAYVGAFSSAVVSPALANEGWRSAANEEAWAKGFEAIVPNFKTQQPLKLYWESCGTEDSLITANRAFGKWAKANIRTEKPDGIQVRETPGMHTWMVWRDDLVDFTPLLFR; translated from the coding sequence ATGCGACCCATTAGCCTGTTCGCCGCCGCTTGTTTTGCTGTTCTACCCCTTGCTCACGCACAGACCGCTTCCTCTCCTGCCTCCGCGCAGGGCATGGTCGCTCCTCCGCAGATCGTCTCGCCTGACGTTGCAACGGACGGCACAGTGACCTTCCGTGTCGAAGCGCCTAATGCGAAGAAAGTCACGGTCACGGTTGAAGGCATGGCCAAAGCCGTGGACATGCAGCAGAACCAGAACAACGGTGTGTGGGAAGCTTCCGTAGGCCCGCTGCGACCCGATTACTACGGCTACACCTTCGCCATTGATGGCAAGCGCACACTCGACCCGCGCAACGCTGCCATCCGCCCGAACCTTATCAGCCCCACCACAGTCGTTCACATTCCCGGAGCAACGCCGCTCCCGTGGGAGATGCAGGACATCCCGCATGGCGAAGTCACACACCTCTTCTACCGCTCAAAACTCGTCACGCCCGATGCCGATGACGACGGCTACCGCAACATCTGGGTCTACACACCGCCAGGTTACGACCCGAAGCGCAAAGAGAAGTATCCCGTCCTCTACCTGAACCACGGCTACTCCGATGACTCCAACGGATGGACGCAGGCAGGCCAGGCGAACCTCATCATGGACACACTGCTCCACGACGGCAAGATCAAGCCAATGGTTGTTGTTATGCCGCTCGGTTACGGCACCATGAGCATCGTCCACGCGGGCTGGAACCGCGTCGGTAGCATGATTTTTAAGAACCAGCAGCTCTTTGAAGACCAGCTTCTGCACGAAGTCATCCCCATGGCTGAAGCGCGTTACAACATCGCGAAAGACCGCAATCACCGCGCCATCGCAGGCCTTTCGATGGGCGGCGGCCACAGCATCTACACCGGCCTGAACCACCCGGAGACGTTTGCTTACGTGGGCGCATTCTCATCTGCCGTCGTCTCACCCGCGCTGGCAAATGAGGGCTGGCGCAGCGCGGCGAATGAAGAGGCATGGGCCAAAGGCTTCGAAGCCATCGTTCCCAACTTCAAAACGCAGCAGCCGCTGAAGCTGTATTGGGAAAGCTGCGGCACAGAAGACTCTCTCATTACCGCCAACCGCGCCTTCGGCAAGTGGGCGAAAGCCAACATCCGCACAGAGAAACCAGATGGCATCCAGGTCCGCGAAACCCCCGGCATGCACACCTGGATGGTCTGGCGCGACGACCTGGTCGACTTCACACCGCTGTTGTTCCGGTAA
- a CDS encoding valine--tRNA ligase translates to MPNELPKAYDPAAIEQKWADFWVAEKLFDTPLNQPSDGRKPFVMLLPPPNVTGRLHMGHMLNQTEMDILARWHRMLGEESVWVPGTDHAGIATQMMVEKQLKAEGTNRKELGRDAFLDRVWQWKSQYGGAITTQMKRLGASVDWGREYFTMDENLSNAVTEAFVRLHEQGLIYRGSYIVNWDPIQQTAVSDLEVEHKETVGKIYHIRYPFADGSGSIVIATTRPETMLGDVAVVVNPEDERYKALLGKTIKLPLVGREIPLLADEWAKPEFGTGAVKVTPAHDPNDYEIGKRHQLAELTIMDETAHIDLPGSPYHGLDRYEARKKILEDLEAQGLLVEIKDHTLAIATSQRSGAVIEPRLSMQWFIKIQPLADKAIAAVEEGHIKFTPPMYAKTYFEWMRNIHDWCISRQLWWGHRIPAYHCPQCGTTCVARTRPERCGSCDHAELQQETDVLDTWFSSGLLPFTVFGWPEPTEDSAKFYPTDLLVTGFDILFFWVARMIMLGTHFMLDVPMPDGSKRELKDAVPFRDVYIHALVRDADRQKMSKTKGNVIDPIEIIERFGTDAVRFTLASQASPGTDIAFSEARTEGYRAFANKIWNAARFLFLQIDRARAAGYKMTMGAANPVGALPEITPIETRWIFACLNAVTVEVDKALKDYRFDEASNAVYQFFWGEFCDWYLELVKLRLDFPELKEGEQPIQNPETAISLAGLVGVFEASLRLLSPFMPFLTEELWHALYEGKPYAKSIALTRFPQPSDFPADDTAVSAISTLQELINTIRGLRKDLGVPEKEAAPILIHGDHRTLALADAHRDMLAKLARVSDVDFASETLTGTDARSGVGFDVRVVYERQIDVPAERERLTKEIAKLTKGLEAANRQLGNEGFMAKAPANVIEGLKKQQSETQLLYDKAKAALEALPA, encoded by the coding sequence ATGCCGAACGAACTTCCCAAAGCCTACGACCCCGCCGCCATCGAACAGAAATGGGCGGACTTCTGGGTCGCCGAAAAACTTTTCGACACCCCGCTGAACCAGCCCTCCGATGGCCGCAAGCCATTCGTCATGCTGCTGCCGCCGCCCAACGTCACGGGCCGTCTGCACATGGGCCACATGCTCAACCAGACGGAGATGGACATTCTCGCCCGCTGGCACCGCATGCTGGGCGAAGAAAGCGTCTGGGTACCCGGCACCGACCACGCCGGCATCGCCACGCAGATGATGGTTGAAAAGCAGCTCAAGGCCGAAGGCACCAACCGTAAAGAACTCGGCCGCGACGCGTTCCTCGATCGCGTGTGGCAGTGGAAGTCGCAGTACGGCGGCGCCATCACCACACAGATGAAGCGCCTCGGCGCGTCGGTCGACTGGGGACGCGAATACTTCACCATGGACGAGAACCTGTCCAACGCGGTGACAGAAGCTTTCGTGCGCCTGCATGAACAGGGCCTCATCTATCGCGGCAGCTACATCGTCAACTGGGACCCCATCCAGCAGACCGCCGTGTCCGACCTCGAAGTCGAACACAAGGAAACCGTCGGCAAGATTTATCACATCCGCTATCCCTTCGCAGACGGCAGCGGCTCCATCGTCATCGCAACCACGCGCCCTGAAACGATGCTGGGCGACGTTGCTGTTGTCGTGAATCCGGAAGACGAACGTTACAAGGCGCTCCTCGGTAAGACCATCAAGCTGCCGCTCGTAGGCCGTGAAATCCCGTTGCTCGCAGACGAATGGGCCAAGCCTGAATTCGGCACCGGCGCTGTTAAGGTAACGCCTGCGCACGATCCGAATGACTACGAGATCGGCAAGCGTCATCAGTTAGCTGAGTTAACCATCATGGACGAGACCGCGCACATCGACCTGCCCGGCTCGCCCTATCACGGCCTCGATCGTTACGAAGCGCGCAAGAAGATTCTCGAAGACCTGGAAGCACAGGGCCTGCTCGTCGAAATCAAGGACCACACACTTGCGATTGCAACATCGCAGCGCAGTGGCGCAGTCATTGAGCCGCGTTTGTCGATGCAGTGGTTCATCAAGATTCAACCGCTTGCTGACAAGGCCATCGCAGCCGTCGAAGAAGGCCACATCAAGTTCACGCCACCCATGTACGCCAAGACGTACTTCGAGTGGATGCGCAACATTCATGACTGGTGCATCTCGCGTCAGCTCTGGTGGGGCCACCGCATCCCGGCGTATCACTGCCCACAGTGCGGCACCACCTGCGTTGCACGCACACGTCCGGAACGTTGCGGCTCCTGCGATCACGCAGAACTGCAGCAGGAAACTGACGTGCTCGACACATGGTTCTCCAGCGGTCTTCTGCCGTTCACGGTCTTTGGCTGGCCGGAACCAACGGAAGACTCCGCGAAGTTCTATCCGACAGATCTTCTCGTCACTGGCTTTGACATCCTCTTCTTCTGGGTCGCCCGCATGATCATGCTGGGCACACACTTTATGCTCGACGTGCCCATGCCCGACGGCAGCAAGCGTGAACTGAAAGATGCCGTGCCCTTCCGCGATGTCTACATCCACGCACTCGTGCGCGATGCCGATCGTCAGAAGATGTCCAAGACCAAGGGCAACGTGATCGACCCCATTGAGATCATCGAGCGCTTCGGTACTGATGCGGTGCGCTTCACACTCGCATCGCAGGCATCGCCCGGTACGGACATCGCATTCAGCGAAGCGCGCACCGAAGGCTATCGCGCCTTCGCCAACAAGATCTGGAACGCTGCACGCTTCCTCTTCCTGCAGATCGACCGCGCACGCGCCGCTGGTTACAAGATGACCATGGGCGCAGCGAACCCGGTCGGCGCTCTGCCAGAGATCACGCCCATTGAAACGCGCTGGATCTTCGCGTGCCTCAATGCAGTGACCGTTGAAGTGGATAAGGCACTGAAGGACTATCGTTTCGACGAAGCCTCCAACGCCGTCTACCAGTTCTTCTGGGGCGAGTTCTGCGACTGGTATCTCGAACTCGTAAAGCTGCGTCTCGATTTCCCGGAACTAAAGGAAGGCGAACAGCCTATCCAGAACCCGGAGACAGCCATCTCGCTCGCAGGACTCGTCGGCGTCTTCGAAGCGTCGCTGCGCCTGTTGTCGCCATTCATGCCCTTCCTCACAGAAGAACTGTGGCACGCGCTGTACGAAGGCAAGCCCTACGCAAAGAGCATCGCACTCACACGCTTCCCGCAGCCCAGCGACTTCCCGGCAGACGACACCGCAGTCTCCGCCATTAGCACGCTGCAGGAACTTATCAACACCATCCGCGGCCTGCGCAAGGATTTGGGCGTTCCTGAAAAAGAAGCTGCTCCCATCCTCATCCACGGCGACCACCGCACTCTTGCACTCGCCGACGCGCATCGTGACATGCTGGCAAAACTGGCACGTGTCAGCGATGTCGACTTCGCATCAGAAACTCTCACCGGAACCGACGCACGTTCCGGCGTGGGTTTCGATGTGCGGGTCGTCTACGAACGCCAGATCGACGTCCCCGCAGAGCGCGAACGCCTTACCAAGGAAATCGCCAAGCTGACCAAGGGCCTCGAAGCAGCCAACCGCCAGTTGGGTAACGAAGGCTTCATGGCCAAGGCACCGGCAAACGTCATTGAGGGCCTGAAGAAACAACAGTCTGAAACGCAGTTGCTCTACGACAAGGCAAAGGCCGCACTCGAAGCGCTACCCGCGTAA